Within the Drosophila melanogaster chromosome 3R genome, the region CATCTCTGGATCTATCGGAGGATCTCGTCGAGTGGGCGAAGTTCCAGTGTCCGGATCTCGTCCTCATGGTGGTGCTCCTCGTCGTTCTTCTGCAAGCGCTTATGCTCGTCCCATCGGAGGTGGAGCTACCCCAGGATATGTCCACCGCAACCGCAACCAGAAACCATATTAGAAACACCTTAAAAATTATACACCATCCCATCCCGATCTGACGAAATGTTCTAAGCCCTattatcatttaaatgatcttaTCACAGCTCTTTTATAACATAATTTCTAATAGCCATACTctggaaataaaaatttgataaacaaaatatttgaatattttataagaAATTGAGAATATCTTCAATGCAATTACTTTGGTAAAAAACTAAGtgcaaatacatacatacgaaTAATTTCGTCTTTGATAATCATTATCTAATTCTTAACCgctgaaaattattttattttcatattaattAACATCGATCTCTTATGTCATAAGAAATTTTTTTGCCAACCAATTTGATTTAACAATTTAGACATGTATTCTATggataaacatttaaatggtcaaaaaatgtgtaatattaaagaaatttcgAGGAAAATCTTTTAATTTCCCATAACCGCAGATCTTTCATTCGTCAAATACAAAAATACCTATCAGAGCTAATTGGTAGACAACAATTGTGAACAATCTGTCAAGATGAATTTTTAATGTCAGTAAAGCTTAAAGTTAGAATAGAAAATTCAAagttatagttatatatattgAACAAAAAGTCTTGTTTACAACTATTGTTAAGTTTATTTACCTGTATTAAAAGGAAACAAAGTGcctttttatattattaaactTGATATGTAAATCTCCTTAAtgtaaacaattattttttcgTGAAACAATGCCCTCCAATTTAAATCTTGAAAGGTTCGGAGGCAAATGAACTTTTTTCTCATGAAATCTAAAATGTTTAGTATTTGTTTAATAAGGTGCTTTGGTATTTTATAATTACATCAAATGAAAGCACCGGTCAATCTGAAACATTAATTCAAAACAACCAAGATGACAGCCCGCTACAGCGCCATATTCGTCCTGACTAaaggatcaaatatttttcccaTCGAACAGGAGTCGGGGTGGCAGTTCACTCGATGGtattttataagttttttaaataaaaataagttaaaaacTGTAAGAGCTTATTTTCCTCCATTTCTTACAAatgtgatttattttatacattttaactttttaaatgTGACCTTAAGGGCGTATAAATGACCACACGTCAAAAAAACATGGTTCGCcgataataaaaaattgccCATTTCAATcactattattaaatttttttgaagCCTGTTAATGAGGTTAGTGAATGATATTTAACATTATGTTATGTTCGGGGAATTTAATGTATAAGGAAACGTGAAACTCCCGTGTAAGATTTGTTACACTTTTACAAGTCAGTAGATACATTTAAACTAATTATATCATTAGGgttaaaaagtaattttagatttatggctgtccatatatttattaataaagaTTTTGCGTATAAAAAAGGAAGCAAATCCACAGAAACCATCAGTTGCACAAAAAAGATTAGAAATAAAGAATTTCATTTTTGATCTtaagtaaaaaatataaaaaaaatgctatttcGATTTGCTTTcgtgttttgttttctgaaATTCCTTGTTCAAGGATGCCATGTAACGCAAGTAAAACCTTTATTGCCAGTGGAAACTAATTCTGCGGGGGGTGTCTCATCAAGAGCTCCTATTAGTTTCCCCGAAGTGCGATCGGCCCCAGGATACCAGACGAAATCTTCAGCTGCTCGTTCAGTTGCTCCTCGTATTGTGTCTTCTTATGGTCGTCGTCAAATTGGATCCAACTCTCGTCCTGCTGTTATCGGTAGCGCTGGACGTGCTATCGGCGGAGGAGCTAAACATGCCCAGAATCGCAATAGGATTCATTAACCATACTAATTCCAAAAGCTGATTTAGTCCCCGACAAAATgttaatcaaaataaaaattatatttatataaaaaaaaatatatttatgtgtataTTATGGTTGACTTCATTAGCAAGGACTCGGGATTTTTATGTTCAAGGGATATACTCATAATTAAagtaagcttttttttttttaatttttgaatgtCAGTAAAAACATACAgatttattacaaaaaaaaaaaatgtaaagcaGTTAGAATCGTAggatgtataaaataaaaaatttatttaaaaaaaaacatgtatGATTAAAGAGTTATGCACGAAATAAGATGTACTAAaacctacatatgtatatatatgtgcttTATGTGCTTATGCGCTttagtttattgtttattttagcACTCTGGCTTATTTTAATGATTCAAGAATCAGCGTCTTAACATAGCCGAATATCAACAAATTGGTAACTTTAAATGGTTTGAAAATCGAATTCATATTCCCAGCTTAAATGGCTACTCGCTTTGGGCAACTATTCAAGAAATGTTTAAATCATGAAGTGCAGCCAATTGAGTGCGTAACTTGTCGCTAAAGCTGAAATTGGCGTATTAACCAGTTCATTAAAGGTGACATTGTTGCTAAGGATTAAGTACTAGGTAATGCCTATGAAATGAATATTCCCCAATGCTCAATCTTATCCCTGCCATTGTAAAATAATCTTAATCAAGTTTCGTTTTTATgtaacatttgttattatttgcgATAGAAAAAGGTTTGAGAGTAGAATAAGAATGTGACAATAAGGATGTAGATCTAGGTTTGGTCATTTGCTGATGATAAGTTCTGTTTCTTAATAAGGCTTTTGGCTGCGTTGGCGATTCTGGTAGGAATTTCCATGGGCAGATCCACCTACATTTGGACGTCCATGAGCTCCAGCAGACGGACTACGCGGAGCTCCACCACGAGGACGAGATCCGGTCACTCCAACTACGGGCACTCGACGGGATCCTCCAACAGGACCAGAGAGGGATCCATATCCAGAGATGGGTCGTTGGGTCTGAGGGGCAGCGGAGTAGCCACGGGTTATTCCGGCAGCTGGAGCTCTAGATGAAATAGCTCCAGACTGATGCACTCCCACCCCGGATTCCTGATTCACCGACGACAAATACGATCCTTGGGCGAGGACAAGCAGGACACTGATCACCAAAATATAATAGAGTGCCATTTTGAAATAGGTCTTTTAATTGTGTGCTTGAATGTAGAGTAGGAAGCAACTGATACTTGGCTTAAAAGGAATTACTCCTTTTATAGCAGATACCTGAGTActtaaaaaaaacatgaatGCAGTTAAAGGTACATATtatgttaaaaattaaattatatgaCAATTTTGATAATGTTGTAATGGAGAAACTGAGGTCAGATTTTATCTGTAATATACTCCAATGATCCAGTTTTGTAATTTCAGTGTTTAGCAGATGATAAATCAGAATGAAAGAGTTCAACAACCACCTGCTATTAttcatataaaaaatatgaatgagTAAATATGAATTCAAGTTAGAAGCACATACCTTAGCAAGCGTTGTTATATGTAGCTGAACACAAAATTTCATAGAAAAAACCAGAGATATATACTACATGCGCAGACGCATTTTCAACTCTTAAATCAATTTATGCATAAAACATGACTAGCAAGACATAGAAGGCtctttttcataaaattatgGTCTAACTAACATTACTAGCAGCCATGGATTTAATTGGCATATAGAAGGCTTGATTAAGCCGGCCAATTGGTAagccaaaaaagaaacacCCGCGATGATCGCGGTTGCCAGGAAGTAAGGCATTTGcgaaaatagttttgaaaatatagGCTCAAGTGATGGAGACCCAAAATAATGGTTAACCTTGCCATATATAGCTCAGGGTCCGTTTATTATCCATAACAATGAAAGCAAATTAGGCTTACGATTGTTTAAAAAATTGCAAACCCAATTGAGGTTTGATAGGTGGgcaataataatgaaaaaatggtaaaaatgAAATGTCATGGTGGCAACATTGAATTACGTAAATTACGTAAAATCATTTTGCGATTTCTGAAATTTAGaaagtaaacacaagtgtGTGAACCATTTTTGGGTGTATCACTCATATGTGTTCAAGTATGCTTTTAataccaaatattttataattactCGGCATAACATTTTTTAGGTTTGGTTCTTAGCTTTAGGCACGTAATTTGCAACTAATTGAAACTCTACTCTGGTGCAATATGACTCATTCGCACCGTTGTCGCCAGCTGTGCGATCTAGGtgttaacattttttatttacctaTTTTTCGTTTGTCAAGCTAACATGCGAGCGTTGTGGTTTCCAGTTActcgttttaattttaattacatttttcgtATACAATTAGCTAACAAATCAATGAGAAACCGTTAGACAAAAAGAACAAACACAGAAAAATTGTATATCAACAATTGCTCAATCGATCcgatcaaataacaaataactttGTGCCGAATATTGACATTTCGTAAGCATTTGAAAAGTGAACGCGACAACAACAAACCTAAATGCAGTGCGTTGGTAAAAATCTTGAACACGTTAAGAATGTTGGCAAGGTTGTCTGCCACGGCAGCTGCTACTTTGTGATTTTGTGGGCCTCCATCTGAGTCTCGATCCTCCGACTGCGTCTCAATCCGAGAGtccaacttaattaaattggattttatgTGCCGTATTGGATCGGCCATTTGGGGCCCCGGCGACCATGACGAGGTGAGGCTAATCAAATGGCCAAATTGTAGGCGCGTTTACCATGCAGCCACCAGTCAGCTAAAGTAATGAGCTTTTTGTCGGCTACACGACTCTATTATGATGAACATGGCAATCGTCCAGCGATAAATATCAATTAAGACACCGTCAAATGCCTCAATGGCAGCAAGAAAATTGGTAAACTAATACCGGCGACATGCTAATGTTTTGCTCTACATTGAGACTGTGCGTAAACAAAAATGTCACACGCCATTAAAAATTACTAGCATGTTTAAATAGCAAAAAGCCACGAAAAAAAGTCTCATAATATTAAATAGAGAAAAAGCAGTCAGCCGGACTCAAGGCAGTCAAACCGGGCCGATAATACAAAATTTCGGCATTAAATGCTCATACAACAACGTCAACTGCGAGCAAAAATTGAGTTAAATAAAAGAACAAAAACGTGGCACGAACaacttttcaaaaaatgcgtGGTACATTGTTAATACTGATCttgttttttgctgctgctccggTCCAAAAATGTTGC harbors:
- the CG42835 gene encoding uncharacterized protein codes for the protein MLFRFAFVFCFLKFLVQGCHVTQVKPLLPVETNSAGGVSSRAPISFPEVRSAPGYQTKSSAARSVAPRIVSSYGRRQIGSNSRPAVIGSAGRAIGGGAKHAQNRNRIH
- the CG14332 gene encoding uncharacterized protein, translating into MALYYILVISVLLVLAQGSYLSSVNQESGVGVHQSGAISSRAPAAGITRGYSAAPQTQRPISGYGSLSGPVGGSRRVPVVGVTGSRPRGGAPRSPSAGAHGRPNVGGSAHGNSYQNRQRSQKPY